From the Gramella sp. Hel_I_59 genome, one window contains:
- a CDS encoding DUF3341 domain-containing protein, whose protein sequence is MASKVLHAIYQDDDLLLQAVKQIREARYHIGEIYCPFPVHGLDKAMGLAPTRLAITAFLYGLVGLAVAVAMMNFIMIEDWPQDIGGKPSFSFLQNMPAFVPIMFELTVFFAAHLMVITFYMRSRLWPFKKAENPDVRTTDDLFLMEVDAANHNIDDLTKFLYDTGASEIRLIDNK, encoded by the coding sequence ATGGCATCTAAAGTTTTACACGCTATTTACCAAGATGACGACCTGCTTTTACAGGCTGTAAAGCAGATTCGTGAAGCACGCTATCATATTGGAGAGATCTATTGTCCATTTCCGGTTCACGGACTTGATAAAGCAATGGGACTTGCTCCAACAAGACTTGCCATCACCGCATTCCTTTATGGATTGGTTGGTTTGGCAGTAGCAGTTGCTATGATGAATTTTATCATGATCGAGGACTGGCCACAGGATATTGGAGGAAAACCAAGTTTTAGCTTTCTTCAGAATATGCCGGCATTCGTACCTATCATGTTTGAACTTACAGTATTCTTTGCAGCTCACCTTATGGTAATCACCTTCTATATGAGAAGTAGATTATGGCCATTTAAAAAAGCTGAAAACCCTGATGTAAGAACTACAGATGACCTGTTTCTTATGGAAGTGGATGCTGCGAACCATAACATAGATGATCTTACCAAGTTTCTTTACGATACTGGTGCATCTGAAATTAGATTAATAGATAATAAATAG
- the nrfD gene encoding NrfD/PsrC family molybdoenzyme membrane anchor subunit, with amino-acid sequence MSHYEAPIRKPLVTGNKSYHDVTVDVAAPVEGRANKSWWIVFSIALVAFLWGVGCIVYTISTGIGTWGLNKTVGWAWDITNFVWWVGIGHAGTLISAVLLLFRQKWRMAINRSAEAMTIFSVMQAGLFPLIHMGRPWLAYWVLPIPNQFGSLWVNFNSPLLWDVFAISTYLSVSLVFWWTGLLPDFAMIRDRAITPFTKKVYGILSFGWSGRAKDWQRFEEVSLVLAGLATPLVLSVHTIVSFDFATSVIPGWHTTIFPPYFVAGAIFSGFAMVNTLLIIMRKVSNLEDYITIQHIELMNIVIMITGSIVGTAYITELVIAWYSGVEYEQYAFLNRATGPYWWAYWSMMTCNVFSPQFMWFKKLRTSIMFSFFISIVVNIGMWFERFVIIVTSLHRDYLPSSWTMFSPTFVDIGIFIGTIGFFFVLFLLYARSFPVIAQAEVKTILKASGEKYKKLRAQHGDDVLHYDPQAVGRNPMQNEEDGIHHKIEDTEHQKTVEADHPHEDTVNADGMVVSEVMKDRIDEMLGRIGTYDPATQSADDLTRLKNVGPLLQQHFHQVGIYLFDQVSKLTEQDFVLLDEVIENFPIQANRAGWTEQANKLKNK; translated from the coding sequence ATGTCTCATTACGAAGCACCTATACGAAAGCCTCTAGTTACCGGGAACAAAAGCTATCACGATGTGACGGTAGATGTTGCTGCTCCGGTTGAAGGACGGGCTAACAAATCCTGGTGGATAGTTTTCTCTATTGCCCTTGTTGCCTTTCTTTGGGGTGTAGGATGTATAGTTTACACAATTTCTACAGGTATTGGTACCTGGGGATTAAACAAAACCGTAGGTTGGGCCTGGGATATTACCAACTTCGTGTGGTGGGTAGGTATTGGTCACGCCGGTACACTTATCTCTGCTGTACTATTGCTTTTCCGCCAGAAATGGAGAATGGCAATTAACAGGTCTGCAGAGGCAATGACCATTTTCTCTGTAATGCAGGCTGGTCTTTTCCCGCTTATTCACATGGGCCGTCCATGGCTGGCATATTGGGTACTTCCAATTCCTAACCAGTTTGGATCACTATGGGTGAACTTTAACTCGCCACTTCTTTGGGATGTATTTGCGATCTCTACGTATCTTTCTGTATCACTGGTATTCTGGTGGACTGGATTACTACCTGATTTTGCAATGATCCGTGACCGTGCGATCACTCCTTTTACTAAGAAAGTCTACGGAATTCTATCCTTTGGATGGAGTGGACGTGCTAAAGACTGGCAACGTTTCGAAGAGGTATCGCTAGTACTTGCCGGATTGGCAACGCCACTTGTACTTTCTGTACACACAATTGTATCTTTTGACTTTGCAACATCGGTAATTCCGGGATGGCATACGACCATTTTCCCTCCTTACTTCGTTGCGGGTGCGATCTTCTCTGGATTTGCGATGGTGAACACCTTACTTATCATCATGAGAAAGGTTTCCAATCTTGAAGACTATATAACTATTCAGCATATCGAATTGATGAACATCGTGATCATGATCACAGGTTCTATTGTAGGTACTGCATATATTACTGAGTTAGTGATCGCATGGTACTCTGGTGTTGAGTACGAACAGTATGCATTCCTTAACAGGGCTACCGGACCTTACTGGTGGGCATACTGGAGTATGATGACCTGTAACGTGTTCTCTCCACAGTTCATGTGGTTCAAGAAATTACGTACCAGCATTATGTTCTCTTTCTTTATTTCAATCGTAGTAAACATCGGGATGTGGTTCGAACGTTTTGTAATTATCGTGACTTCACTTCACCGTGATTACCTTCCATCTTCATGGACGATGTTCTCACCAACATTTGTGGATATCGGGATCTTTATTGGAACCATTGGATTCTTCTTTGTGTTGTTCTTACTATATGCTCGTTCGTTCCCAGTGATCGCTCAGGCAGAGGTAAAAACAATTCTGAAGGCTTCCGGAGAAAAGTATAAAAAACTAAGAGCTCAGCATGGTGATGATGTCTTGCATTACGATCCTCAGGCAGTAGGTAGAAATCCTATGCAGAATGAGGAAGATGGAATTCACCATAAAATTGAAGATACAGAACATCAAAAAACGGTAGAAGCAGATCATCCTCATGAGGATACTGTGAACGCAGATGGTATGGTAGTTTCAGAAGTGATGAAAGACCGTATCGATGAGATGTTAGGAAGAATTGGTACTTATGATCCTGCAACACAGTCTGCAGATGATCTTACCAGACTTAAAAATGTCGGACCATTATTGCAACAGCATTTCCATCAGGTTGGTATTTACCTTTTCGACCAGGTTAGTAAATTGACAGAACAGGATTTTGTCTTGCTTGATGAAGTGATCGAAAACTTCCCTATCCAGGCTAACAGAGCTGGATGGACAGAGCAGGCAAACAAACTAAAAAATAAATAA